The proteins below come from a single Bacteroidales bacterium WCE2004 genomic window:
- a CDS encoding DNA/RNA endonuclease G, NUC1, whose protein sequence is MITGGTENLSSAGATLLGSFSGATGTIYDRGFEWGTSSSSLTRSEYLGSATGTSGSFSVSLGSLDAGETYYYRAYVRLQDSQGRIGNPIYGEVRSFTTASSAGQGGYRPYLSGYEIPAIALKAGTTYSSGDETSGYGYKWFNHETDNAMQKVVTHTYKSGGKTVRNYTCLVDGNKMAPLWSAFVMHKDAYPDNGVGRNDGWKNDPAIPSSWQQSGVSGYSRGHFVASNYRQASVDANKATFYHTNQAPQYQSSFNDGVWNSLEQSVKSNAPSGRDTLYVVVGVLYENSKTVSGVPIPSHFYKLLMKCSFGADGAMTAARGVAYIYTNEAHKDEQYNDSKFRTTIDAIEARSGFDFFAAVPASLQAAAESSTSELW, encoded by the coding sequence GTGATTACCGGGGGTACTGAAAACCTGAGTTCAGCAGGGGCCACCCTGCTGGGCTCCTTTTCAGGAGCGACCGGAACCATATACGACAGGGGCTTCGAATGGGGCACCTCGTCCAGTTCGCTCACCCGGAGCGAGTATCTCGGAAGTGCTACCGGCACCTCCGGCTCGTTCAGCGTGTCTCTGGGCAGCCTGGACGCGGGCGAGACGTATTACTATCGCGCCTATGTCCGCCTGCAGGACAGTCAGGGCCGCATCGGGAATCCGATTTATGGCGAGGTCCGTTCCTTCACGACCGCCTCGTCGGCGGGTCAGGGCGGCTACCGGCCCTATCTGTCCGGCTACGAGATCCCGGCCATCGCCCTGAAGGCCGGCACTACCTACAGCTCAGGCGACGAGACCAGCGGCTACGGCTACAAGTGGTTCAACCACGAGACGGACAACGCGATGCAGAAGGTCGTCACGCACACCTACAAGTCAGGCGGCAAGACGGTCCGCAACTACACCTGCCTGGTGGACGGCAACAAGATGGCCCCGCTCTGGAGTGCCTTCGTGATGCACAAGGATGCCTACCCGGACAACGGCGTCGGCCGCAACGACGGCTGGAAGAACGACCCGGCCATCCCCTCGTCCTGGCAGCAGAGCGGCGTGTCGGGCTACAGCCGCGGGCATTTCGTGGCGTCCAACTACCGCCAGGCCAGCGTGGACGCCAACAAGGCGACCTTCTACCACACCAACCAGGCGCCCCAGTACCAGAGCTCGTTCAACGACGGCGTCTGGAACAGCCTGGAGCAGTCGGTCAAGAGCAACGCCCCTTCGGGCCGCGACACGCTCTACGTCGTGGTCGGCGTGCTGTATGAGAATTCAAAAACGGTGAGCGGCGTGCCCATCCCGAGCCATTTCTACAAGCTCCTGATGAAGTGCTCGTTCGGTGCGGACGGTGCGATGACGGCCGCCCGGGGCGTCGCCTACATCTACACCAACGAGGCCCACAAGGACGAGCAGTACAACGACAGTAAGTTCCGCACCACCATCGACGCCATCGAGGCGCGTTCCGGGTTCGACTTTTTCGCTGCGGTTCCCGCTTCTCTCCAGGCAGCGGCCGAAAGCAGCACCTCCGAGCTATGGTAG
- a CDS encoding Endonuclease/Exonuclease/phosphatase family protein, whose amino-acid sequence MRKTVLYGLLTAVVLWAALAAPAQAQRGGRNYVVGFYNLENLFDTYHDEGKNDYEYLPDGANQWTEVKYAKKLHNMASVIRAMKEDNKVWHAVLGVSEIENRHVLEDLVIQPEIAEADFQIVHFDGPDRRGVDVALLYRPSVFKVLESRSIPFTFAGSDITFDMTPEEQADFRTRDILMVRGLLGGEMFAFFVAHLPSRIGGKGGDLRSRGGEIMYRESMALMEQYPDIKIVAMGDMNDNPSDESMLKYMRAKERISEVRDDDFFSPFLSMLKAGYGSLAYQGEWNIYDIIVVNSNLVRPRKGTLGIIPIVKDRFYGRIFHKPFMTQQEGQYKGTPFRTSSGGAFINGYSDHYPTYIVVSTKPAKK is encoded by the coding sequence ATGAGAAAGACAGTTCTATACGGCCTTCTGACCGCCGTCGTCCTGTGGGCGGCGCTGGCCGCGCCCGCCCAGGCGCAGCGCGGCGGCCGCAACTACGTGGTCGGCTTCTACAACCTCGAGAACCTCTTCGACACCTACCACGACGAGGGCAAGAACGACTATGAGTATCTGCCCGACGGCGCGAACCAGTGGACCGAAGTCAAATATGCCAAGAAACTCCACAACATGGCCTCGGTGATCCGGGCGATGAAGGAGGACAACAAGGTCTGGCACGCCGTGTTGGGCGTCAGCGAGATCGAAAACCGCCATGTCCTCGAGGACCTGGTGATCCAGCCCGAGATCGCGGAGGCCGATTTCCAGATCGTCCATTTCGACGGTCCCGACCGTCGTGGCGTGGACGTGGCGCTGCTCTACCGGCCCAGCGTGTTCAAGGTGCTGGAGAGCCGCTCGATCCCGTTCACGTTCGCGGGCAGCGACATCACCTTCGACATGACCCCCGAGGAGCAGGCGGACTTCCGCACGCGCGACATCCTGATGGTGCGCGGCCTGCTGGGCGGCGAGATGTTCGCCTTCTTCGTGGCGCACCTCCCGTCGCGTATCGGCGGCAAGGGCGGCGACCTGCGTTCCCGCGGCGGCGAGATCATGTACCGCGAGTCGATGGCGCTGATGGAGCAATATCCTGACATCAAGATCGTTGCGATGGGCGATATGAACGACAACCCGTCCGACGAGAGCATGCTCAAATATATGCGGGCGAAGGAGCGCATTTCCGAAGTGCGGGACGACGACTTCTTCTCCCCGTTCCTGTCGATGCTCAAGGCCGGCTACGGCTCGCTCGCCTACCAGGGCGAGTGGAACATCTACGACATCATCGTGGTCAACTCCAACCTGGTCCGTCCCCGCAAGGGCACGCTCGGGATCATCCCGATCGTCAAGGACCGGTTCTACGGCCGCATCTTCCACAAGCCGTTCATGACGCAGCAGGAGGGCCAGTACAAGGGTACGCCTTTCCGCACGTCGTCGGGCGGCGCTTTCATCAACGGCTACAGCGACCACTATCCTACGTATATCGTCGTCAGCACTAAACCCGCAAAGAAATGA
- a CDS encoding M6 family metalloprotease domain-containing protein, whose amino-acid sequence MKSKILLSLLFLLTALSLYAVPARPGKFRHVQPDGSTITLVRHGDEWGHWLTDGAGNVVRKDADGFYRPVPASKAESIRRQAATRRAEARRRRVPRASGIALDKKHFLVILVAFSDLDFKTPDANTAFGNLLNQQGYSANGGKGSARDFYYENSQGKFEPVFDVYGPVKLSHDKAYYGGNDSDDNDLRPEQAVAEACEALDGQVDFSRYDNDGDGQVDLVFMYYAGHGEADSDDEDSIWPHQWSLSNADISLTLDGCKVDSYACSNELEGMGTYKGQMCGIGTACHEFGHAMGLPDFYDTDYDTNEIAAGPFEFSLMSGGSYNGEGRIPPYLGIEERILLGWLDRSVLAEFPKSGDYVLPPVQENKAYKTLTDQEGEYFIYECRGASGWDAGLPAHGMLVYHVDKSSRKVRIEDFGQVSAADLWSKWEQTNSINENGAHPCYYVVAAIEPDNLKYGYQYLPDYGASYFDPYYEGLAVNIPFPGAKKVTAYTARSWNGVESSVSLSGIAYADGQVTFHVTMPSAGLSYYSISNPGKGSYKAGSPFALALNEVADLPYTSVEWRLDGSAVSGPSVTLTAGAHTVEAVVSLQNGKRQVVTLELSAE is encoded by the coding sequence ATGAAGAGCAAGATTCTCCTTTCCCTGTTGTTCCTGCTGACGGCCCTGAGCCTGTATGCCGTCCCGGCCCGCCCGGGCAAGTTCCGCCATGTCCAGCCGGACGGTTCGACCATTACCCTGGTCCGCCACGGCGACGAATGGGGACACTGGCTTACCGACGGGGCAGGCAACGTGGTCCGCAAAGACGCCGACGGCTTCTACCGGCCCGTCCCGGCATCCAAGGCCGAATCGATCCGGCGGCAGGCCGCGACGCGCCGCGCCGAGGCGCGCCGGCGCCGCGTCCCCCGCGCTTCCGGCATCGCCCTGGACAAGAAACACTTCCTGGTGATCCTGGTCGCGTTCAGCGACCTGGACTTCAAGACGCCCGACGCCAATACGGCCTTCGGCAATCTGCTGAACCAGCAGGGCTACAGCGCGAACGGCGGCAAGGGCTCCGCCCGGGACTTCTATTATGAGAATTCCCAGGGCAAGTTCGAACCCGTCTTCGACGTCTACGGCCCCGTGAAGCTTTCGCACGACAAGGCCTACTACGGCGGCAACGACAGCGACGACAACGACCTGCGTCCCGAGCAGGCCGTCGCCGAGGCCTGCGAGGCGCTGGACGGCCAGGTCGACTTCTCCCGCTACGACAACGACGGGGACGGCCAGGTGGACCTGGTGTTCATGTATTACGCCGGTCACGGCGAGGCGGATTCCGACGACGAAGACTCCATCTGGCCGCACCAGTGGTCGCTCTCGAACGCCGACATCAGCCTGACGCTGGACGGCTGCAAGGTCGACAGCTACGCCTGTTCCAACGAGCTGGAAGGAATGGGAACCTATAAGGGACAGATGTGCGGCATCGGCACGGCCTGCCACGAGTTCGGCCACGCCATGGGCCTGCCGGACTTCTACGACACCGATTACGACACGAACGAGATCGCCGCCGGCCCGTTCGAATTCTCGCTGATGTCCGGCGGCAGCTACAACGGCGAAGGCCGCATCCCGCCGTACCTCGGCATCGAGGAGCGGATCCTGCTGGGCTGGCTCGACAGGAGCGTCCTGGCCGAATTCCCCAAGTCCGGCGATTATGTCCTGCCTCCCGTGCAGGAAAACAAGGCCTACAAGACCCTGACCGACCAGGAAGGGGAGTACTTCATCTACGAGTGCCGCGGCGCTTCGGGCTGGGATGCCGGCCTGCCCGCGCACGGCATGCTGGTCTACCACGTGGATAAATCCTCCCGCAAGGTCCGGATCGAGGATTTTGGCCAGGTCTCTGCCGCCGACCTCTGGTCGAAATGGGAGCAGACCAATTCCATCAACGAGAACGGCGCGCATCCCTGCTACTATGTGGTTGCCGCCATCGAGCCGGACAACCTCAAATACGGCTACCAGTACCTGCCTGACTACGGGGCGTCCTATTTCGATCCTTACTACGAAGGGCTTGCGGTCAACATTCCCTTCCCGGGAGCGAAGAAGGTGACCGCCTATACCGCCAGGAGCTGGAACGGTGTAGAATCGTCGGTCTCCCTGAGCGGCATCGCCTATGCCGACGGCCAGGTGACGTTCCACGTCACGATGCCGTCCGCGGGCCTGTCCTACTATAGCATCAGCAACCCCGGCAAGGGCAGCTACAAGGCCGGCTCTCCGTTCGCGCTGGCGCTGAACGAGGTGGCCGACCTGCCCTACACGAGCGTCGAATGGCGCCTGGACGGCTCCGCCGTGTCCGGCCCGTCGGTGACGCTCACGGCCGGTGCGCATACGGTCGAGGCGGTCGTTTCCCTGCAGAACGGGAAGCGGCAGGTCGTGACGTTGGAATTGTCTGCGGAATAA
- a CDS encoding Chitobiase/beta-hexosaminidase C-terminal domain-containing protein — protein MKKLFYSLLTIAAVMAVASCQKEIEQGPVTDGSTVNASFSINLGAATKAFADGTSVDQLYAGIYEIGANDAYTWVADNSDAPVAISAGGATVTFNGKIALGKSYKVVFWAQKEGAPYAIDWAKSATSGPAITATATGAANDEARDAFFGAYETGTVTGSIDLTGSPVTLKRPFAQVNVLVPTANFADATAAVTSSMTVAQAPTVLNLATKATSDPADWTFSPAAIAEGAFGSYSSTHKYVAMNYVLVDQSAAGAQYDVTFSVTAGTQVAADKQVKNAPLKVNGRTNIVGNVFAEDFNITIPIIIDPEHGSDQVLTTVTVAVGQTAAEAVELAYNPASPAATSIEVAVSHPVEVEADKPQITVEPANVASAEWNLTTGKLDVTPLVANGSAVITLVFPAVTKTEYSAATVQVYVKVGNGQNEELEQVATPTFTPAAGEYTAAQSVEIACATDGASIYYTTDGTDPTAASTAYTEAIAVGESMTIKAIAVKEGMTDSEIASAAYTINIPAEPDFTTVAGLKALLGAESATFTGTLTDAVVTFIAGTSDAVIKDATGSILYHKESGHGLLQGQTISGDVIAEGVIYNGINEITDLAATVEGEESAVEPEVVTFAQLAADYATYESAYVKVVGVTSNTTTTKKGNIEATQDGTNYIVYTNVAIPVNTGDVFTAEGTVTKYNTTEELKVWKAADLTVTAAAPVLSATPAATTVAATATSVTWTITSNTDWTITPGAGITASATSGNGNADVTLSFAANTGEAAVTYTATVSATGCDDVTITITQSAAGSSSDITDTITSALLTATSTTYTDFSNVAATSSARYAGNSAKSSSGGIQMRSKNSNSGIVSTVSGGRVKSVTITVESGSNTIDVYGSNTAYTGAGDLYATGEGANQGTKIGSLTATGTITFTDDYAYVGIRSNNGAIYVTSVEIVWE, from the coding sequence ATGAAAAAGTTATTTTATTCCTTGCTGACGATAGCGGCCGTGATGGCCGTTGCGTCTTGCCAGAAAGAGATTGAGCAGGGTCCCGTCACGGACGGTTCCACGGTCAATGCTTCTTTCTCCATCAACCTCGGCGCGGCCACCAAGGCCTTTGCCGACGGTACTTCTGTCGACCAGCTCTACGCTGGTATCTATGAGATTGGGGCGAATGATGCATATACCTGGGTAGCAGACAATTCCGACGCGCCGGTTGCGATCAGCGCGGGCGGCGCGACCGTGACCTTCAACGGCAAGATCGCCCTCGGTAAGTCCTACAAGGTAGTCTTCTGGGCCCAGAAGGAAGGCGCTCCGTACGCCATCGACTGGGCGAAGAGCGCTACCTCCGGCCCGGCCATTACGGCTACGGCCACCGGTGCCGCCAACGATGAGGCCCGCGACGCGTTCTTCGGCGCGTATGAGACGGGAACCGTCACCGGCAGCATCGACCTGACCGGCTCGCCCGTCACGCTCAAGCGCCCCTTCGCGCAGGTCAACGTGCTCGTCCCGACGGCCAACTTCGCCGACGCCACGGCCGCGGTCACCTCTTCGATGACCGTCGCCCAGGCCCCGACCGTGCTCAACCTCGCCACCAAGGCGACTTCCGACCCTGCGGACTGGACCTTCAGCCCGGCCGCCATCGCCGAGGGTGCCTTCGGTTCCTATTCCAGCACGCACAAGTATGTCGCGATGAACTACGTCCTGGTGGACCAGAGCGCCGCCGGCGCGCAGTATGACGTCACGTTCTCCGTGACCGCCGGCACGCAGGTCGCCGCCGACAAGCAGGTGAAGAACGCTCCGCTCAAGGTCAACGGCCGCACCAACATCGTCGGCAACGTCTTCGCCGAGGACTTCAATATCACCATTCCGATCATCATCGATCCGGAGCACGGCTCCGACCAGGTCCTGACCACGGTCACCGTGGCCGTCGGCCAGACCGCTGCCGAGGCTGTCGAGCTGGCCTACAACCCGGCCAGTCCTGCCGCCACCTCGATCGAGGTCGCCGTCAGCCACCCCGTTGAGGTTGAGGCTGACAAGCCGCAGATCACCGTCGAACCGGCGAACGTGGCTTCCGCCGAATGGAACCTCACCACCGGCAAGCTGGACGTCACCCCGCTGGTGGCCAACGGCTCCGCCGTCATTACTCTCGTGTTCCCGGCCGTCACCAAGACCGAATATTCCGCCGCCACCGTGCAGGTCTATGTCAAGGTCGGCAACGGCCAGAACGAAGAGCTGGAACAGGTCGCTACCCCGACCTTCACGCCGGCCGCCGGTGAGTACACCGCCGCCCAGAGCGTGGAGATCGCCTGCGCGACCGACGGCGCCTCGATCTACTACACGACCGACGGCACCGACCCGACCGCCGCGAGCACGGCCTATACCGAGGCCATCGCCGTCGGCGAGAGCATGACCATCAAGGCCATCGCTGTCAAGGAAGGCATGACCGACAGCGAGATCGCTTCCGCCGCCTACACCATCAACATCCCTGCGGAGCCGGACTTCACGACCGTCGCCGGGCTCAAGGCCCTCCTGGGCGCTGAGTCGGCCACCTTCACCGGCACGCTGACCGATGCGGTCGTCACCTTCATCGCCGGCACGAGCGACGCTGTGATCAAGGACGCCACGGGCTCCATCCTCTACCACAAGGAGAGTGGCCACGGCCTGCTGCAGGGCCAGACCATCTCCGGCGACGTCATCGCCGAAGGTGTGATCTACAACGGTATCAATGAGATCACGGATCTCGCCGCCACCGTCGAGGGCGAGGAGAGCGCCGTCGAGCCTGAGGTCGTCACCTTCGCCCAGCTCGCCGCCGACTATGCCACGTATGAGAGCGCCTATGTCAAGGTGGTCGGTGTCACCTCCAATACCACCACGACGAAGAAGGGCAACATCGAGGCCACCCAGGACGGTACGAACTATATCGTCTACACGAACGTGGCCATCCCGGTCAACACCGGCGACGTCTTCACGGCCGAAGGCACCGTGACGAAATACAACACCACTGAGGAACTCAAGGTCTGGAAGGCCGCTGACCTGACCGTCACGGCTGCTGCTCCGGTCCTTTCCGCTACGCCGGCCGCGACGACCGTCGCCGCCACGGCGACTTCCGTCACCTGGACCATCACCTCCAACACGGACTGGACGATCACCCCGGGCGCGGGCATCACCGCGTCCGCGACTTCCGGCAACGGCAACGCCGACGTCACCCTCTCCTTCGCCGCCAACACGGGTGAAGCGGCCGTGACCTACACGGCCACGGTCAGCGCCACGGGCTGCGACGACGTGACCATCACCATCACGCAGAGCGCCGCCGGCAGCTCTTCGGACATCACCGATACGATCACTTCCGCCCTGCTCACCGCTACGAGCACGACCTATACCGACTTCTCGAACGTCGCCGCGACGTCCAGCGCCCGGTATGCCGGCAATAGCGCGAAGAGCAGCTCCGGCGGCATCCAGATGCGTTCCAAGAACAGCAACTCCGGTATCGTGTCTACGGTCTCCGGCGGCCGGGTCAAGTCCGTGACGATCACGGTCGAGTCCGGATCCAACACCATCGACGTCTACGGCAGCAACACGGCCTACACCGGCGCTGGCGACCTCTACGCGACGGGTGAAGGCGCCAACCAGGGCACCAAGATCGGTTCGCTGACCGCGACCGGTACGATCACGTTCACGGATGATTATGCCTATGTCGGCATCCGCTCCAACAACGGCGCCATCTACGTGACTTCGGTCGAAATCGTCTGGGAATGA
- a CDS encoding DNA/RNA non-specific endonuclease, protein MRHQTHILLFLLAAAALLSSCTKGLKPPMLSDAASLEVASTTLPAEAGNAFVSVRTDGPWVLEIADGAGWASVSPATGMGPKNNVVLSYESNTGVAPRKLRLVLDTGLATASVELTQEPGAAPGVVGPGNQTALPHWLELPATSAYDGMDFFSRSCSIGGKALRNYAYYWDYTNRVSHWVAYPLCRVYLGSSGRSEAWGYDPLLPASKQSNVSGGYKEGDNGWYARGHQLPSADRTANETLNATTFYGTNITPQNNDFNAGVWATLEGRVRSWANSSDTLYVVTGCVTDGAVHYVYDRSNNKVTVPTAYYKAVLRYRKDATIGHAGYMAAAFWYNHDGFPRNFSKNESLSVAALEERLGYKLFVNLSDAVGEVAATNIKSEKPSTVNWWWQ, encoded by the coding sequence ATGCGACATCAAACGCATATCCTGCTGTTCCTGCTGGCTGCAGCGGCGCTGCTGAGCTCCTGTACGAAGGGGCTGAAGCCGCCGATGCTCAGCGACGCGGCGTCGCTGGAGGTCGCTTCGACGACGCTTCCCGCCGAGGCGGGGAACGCGTTCGTGAGCGTCCGGACCGACGGCCCGTGGGTGCTGGAGATCGCGGACGGCGCCGGCTGGGCCTCCGTCTCGCCGGCAACCGGCATGGGCCCGAAGAACAACGTCGTCCTGTCCTATGAATCCAACACCGGCGTGGCGCCGCGCAAGCTCCGCCTGGTGCTCGACACCGGCCTGGCCACGGCCTCGGTCGAGCTGACGCAGGAGCCGGGCGCCGCCCCGGGCGTCGTCGGCCCGGGCAACCAGACGGCCCTGCCGCACTGGCTGGAGCTCCCGGCCACGTCCGCCTACGACGGAATGGACTTCTTCTCCCGCTCCTGCTCGATCGGCGGCAAGGCGCTCCGCAACTACGCCTACTACTGGGATTATACGAACCGCGTCTCGCACTGGGTGGCCTACCCGCTCTGCCGGGTCTACCTGGGCTCCTCGGGGCGCAGCGAGGCCTGGGGGTACGACCCGCTCCTGCCCGCCTCGAAGCAGTCGAACGTGTCCGGCGGCTACAAGGAGGGCGACAATGGCTGGTACGCCCGCGGGCACCAGCTCCCGTCCGCCGACCGCACGGCCAACGAAACGCTCAACGCGACGACCTTCTACGGCACCAACATCACCCCGCAGAACAACGACTTCAACGCCGGCGTGTGGGCGACCCTCGAGGGCCGGGTCCGCAGCTGGGCCAACAGTTCCGACACGCTCTACGTCGTCACGGGCTGCGTGACCGACGGCGCGGTGCACTATGTGTACGACCGCAGCAACAACAAGGTCACCGTCCCGACCGCTTATTACAAGGCGGTGCTCCGCTACCGCAAGGACGCCACCATCGGCCATGCAGGCTATATGGCGGCGGCGTTCTGGTATAACCACGATGGCTTCCCCCGGAACTTCTCCAAGAACGAGTCGCTCTCCGTAGCGGCCCTGGAGGAGCGGCTCGGGTACAAGCTTTTTGTCAACCTGTCCGACGCGGTGGGCGAAGTCGCCGCGACGAACATCAAGTCTGAGAAACCTTCCACCGTCAACTGGTGGTGGCAATGA
- a CDS encoding Carboxypeptidase regulatory-like domain-containing protein — translation MSHKRLITALFALLLPLALLAQTVGGVTGVVFSRADRAPIPGASAVLYRGAQQVAAATADAEGRIRINGLADGSYDLVVSATGYMETRVNVTVTDGHIRNLFNISLSQARPEIFNEEMIEEFDMGDSGYNDNPTVLFDQNDVFNSLAGYNFSAVRFNVRGYTSETQRVYLAGVLMNDAVTGSAPFSLWSGLNEATRTKDSVTGADVSDYGLGGINGVTNIFADAPNVRTGLRGSVMTNSTSYRLRLMLTYGSGVLDSGWSYAFSASARLGGNDWVTGQYYRSFAYFASVAKEWRTGRLALTAFGTPGSRGAQNASTQEVYDLVGDNMYNSNWGYQDGKLRNSRVRNTHEPITFLKYDFFPSDAFKGSLTVLYRFGNNGYTALDWYDAQDPRPDYYRNLPSYFYMENPDYGRNSLYKYAAAREAWMYPEHFSNITHLNWDRLYDVNRNNIESGGLARSKYIQEERFTDQRDLNFAFNFKWRVDDQITFTGGLDGRINRTEYYKKVADLLGGDYYVDIDSFAEREYASVEAKTQNDLDYWLAQGSARALRVGDKFGYDYYAQVRKVGGWVNGLFTLGNFSANVGCSVGYTTFWREGLVRKGLFPGLRPDGSDFVIGGVNISRGPDGELLPASFGKSEAQRFLTWSGKYSMGWVIGGHMRIYANASALQDAPNFSTAYLSPRTRDSVVDDLKPVRTYAGDINWQYSGGGFNARVTGYYTKVVDQTDVMSAYDDLQNAFSNFALSGIDEQHYGVEVGFKVPLPLPNIALQGVLSAGRYEYTSNPTMVQTVDNNAAPVQYEGRTKVLIPYWKSHPVFKRDEGGVITDEIDHFQQHFVPGSPQLAASIGLAYNYDYWFIDADFEYFANSYLSMNPLYRTDFATAGPDNIVTPTEVEYMTAQEKFPPVCLLNLSIGKSWSLGRKYQLGFSFNAKNLLNRRDVKTGGYEQTRLVDNTVGKERYYRFDAKYFYMSGFNYMLNVYFRF, via the coding sequence ATGAGTCACAAGAGATTGATAACGGCACTCTTTGCCTTGCTGCTCCCGCTCGCCCTGCTCGCGCAGACGGTCGGCGGCGTGACCGGCGTGGTCTTCAGCCGCGCCGACCGCGCGCCCATCCCGGGAGCTTCCGCGGTCCTGTACCGCGGCGCCCAGCAGGTGGCCGCGGCCACGGCCGACGCCGAGGGCCGCATCCGCATCAACGGCCTGGCGGACGGCTCGTACGACCTGGTGGTCTCCGCGACCGGCTATATGGAGACGCGGGTCAACGTGACGGTCACGGACGGCCACATCCGCAACCTGTTCAACATCTCGCTGAGCCAGGCGCGTCCCGAGATCTTCAACGAGGAGATGATCGAGGAGTTCGACATGGGCGATTCGGGCTACAACGACAACCCGACGGTGCTCTTCGACCAGAACGACGTATTCAACAGCCTCGCCGGCTACAATTTCAGCGCCGTGCGCTTCAACGTGCGCGGCTATACCTCCGAGACGCAGCGGGTCTACCTCGCCGGCGTCCTGATGAACGACGCCGTGACGGGCAGCGCGCCTTTCTCCCTGTGGAGCGGCCTCAACGAGGCCACGCGCACCAAGGACTCCGTGACCGGCGCCGACGTGTCCGACTACGGCCTGGGCGGCATCAACGGCGTGACCAACATCTTCGCCGACGCGCCCAACGTGCGCACCGGCCTGCGCGGGAGCGTGATGACCAACAGCACCAGCTACCGCCTCCGCCTGATGCTCACCTACGGCTCCGGCGTGCTGGACAGCGGCTGGTCCTACGCCTTCTCCGCTTCCGCCCGCCTGGGCGGCAACGACTGGGTGACGGGACAGTACTACCGTTCGTTCGCGTATTTCGCCTCCGTGGCCAAGGAGTGGCGCACGGGCCGGCTCGCCCTGACGGCCTTCGGCACGCCGGGCAGCCGCGGCGCCCAGAACGCCTCCACGCAGGAGGTCTACGACCTGGTGGGGGACAACATGTACAACTCCAACTGGGGCTACCAGGACGGCAAGCTGCGCAATTCGCGCGTGCGCAACACGCACGAACCTATTACATTCCTGAAATACGACTTCTTCCCGTCCGACGCCTTCAAGGGCTCGCTGACGGTGCTCTACCGCTTCGGGAACAACGGCTACACGGCGCTCGACTGGTACGACGCGCAAGACCCGCGTCCTGACTACTACCGCAACCTGCCGAGCTACTTCTATATGGAGAATCCCGACTACGGACGCAACAGCCTTTACAAATACGCCGCGGCGCGCGAGGCCTGGATGTATCCGGAGCATTTCTCCAACATCACGCACCTCAACTGGGACCGTCTCTACGACGTCAACCGCAACAACATCGAGAGCGGCGGCCTGGCCCGTTCGAAGTACATCCAGGAGGAGCGCTTCACGGACCAGCGCGACCTCAATTTCGCGTTCAACTTCAAGTGGCGCGTGGACGACCAGATCACCTTCACCGGCGGCCTGGACGGCCGGATCAACCGGACCGAATACTACAAGAAGGTCGCCGACCTGCTCGGCGGCGACTACTACGTGGACATCGACTCCTTCGCGGAGCGCGAATATGCATCCGTGGAGGCCAAGACGCAGAACGACCTCGACTACTGGCTCGCCCAGGGGTCGGCGCGCGCGCTGCGGGTGGGCGACAAGTTCGGCTATGACTACTACGCGCAGGTGCGCAAGGTGGGCGGCTGGGTCAACGGCCTGTTCACCCTGGGCAACTTCAGCGCCAACGTGGGCTGCTCCGTCGGCTACACGACCTTCTGGCGCGAGGGCCTCGTGCGCAAGGGCCTGTTCCCGGGCCTCCGCCCGGACGGCAGCGACTTCGTCATCGGCGGCGTCAACATCAGCCGCGGCCCGGACGGCGAACTGCTGCCTGCTTCGTTCGGCAAGTCCGAGGCGCAGCGTTTCCTGACCTGGTCGGGCAAGTACTCGATGGGCTGGGTGATCGGCGGCCACATGCGCATCTACGCCAACGCTTCCGCGCTCCAGGACGCTCCGAACTTCTCGACGGCCTACCTGTCGCCGCGTACGCGCGACTCGGTGGTCGACGACCTCAAGCCCGTGCGGACCTATGCCGGCGACATCAACTGGCAGTATTCCGGCGGCGGCTTCAACGCCCGCGTGACCGGCTACTACACCAAGGTGGTGGACCAGACGGACGTGATGAGCGCCTACGACGACCTGCAGAACGCCTTCTCCAACTTCGCGCTGAGCGGCATCGACGAGCAGCACTACGGCGTCGAGGTGGGCTTCAAGGTCCCGCTCCCGCTCCCGAACATCGCGCTGCAGGGTGTGCTGAGCGCCGGCCGCTACGAATACACCTCCAATCCGACGATGGTGCAGACGGTGGACAACAACGCCGCGCCGGTGCAGTATGAGGGCCGCACCAAGGTCCTGATCCCGTACTGGAAGAGCCATCCCGTCTTCAAACGCGACGAGGGCGGCGTGATCACCGACGAGATCGACCATTTCCAGCAGCACTTCGTGCCGGGTTCGCCGCAGCTGGCCGCCAGCATCGGTCTCGCCTACAACTACGACTACTGGTTCATCGACGCGGACTTCGAGTATTTCGCGAACTCCTACCTGAGCATGAACCCGCTCTACCGCACCGACTTCGCCACGGCCGGTCCCGACAACATCGTGACCCCGACCGAGGTGGAGTACATGACGGCGCAGGAGAAGTTCCCGCCGGTATGCCTGCTCAACCTGAGCATCGGCAAGAGCTGGTCGCTCGGCCGCAAATACCAGCTCGGTTTCTCCTTCAACGCCAAGAACCTGCTCAACCGGCGCGACGTCAAGACCGGCGGTTACGAGCAGACCCGTCTCGTGGACAACACCGTGGGCAAGGAGCGCTACTATCGCTTTGATGCCAAGTATTTCTATATGAGCGGTTTCAATTATATGTTGAACGTTTACTTCAGATTCTGA